From the Bacteroidales bacterium genome, one window contains:
- a CDS encoding LytTR family DNA-binding domain-containing protein, producing MILKTIVADDEKPSREALVKYLSDFCPDVEVVASCNSAQSAYSAILKHNPHLVFLDIEMPGKNGFELLQMFEKITFRVVFVTAYAEYAIKAFRFSATDYLLKPVMIDDLKSAVNKVKSEISTELDTMNLRKLIEYLTLRQDDFNQIVVSDSSGFRVIETRDIILCEADGYCTHFVIKGEGKITSSKNLKHYEELLTGHGFIRVHNSFLLNTKHIKSYSNQGEIILTQNISCPLGNAFKQKFMEQFKKRR from the coding sequence ATGATACTCAAAACCATTGTAGCCGATGATGAAAAACCCTCAAGAGAGGCCCTCGTTAAATACCTCAGCGATTTTTGTCCCGATGTGGAAGTTGTGGCTTCCTGTAATTCTGCACAGAGTGCATATAGTGCGATTTTAAAGCATAATCCGCATCTTGTTTTCCTTGATATCGAAATGCCCGGCAAAAACGGCTTCGAGTTACTGCAAATGTTCGAAAAAATTACTTTTCGTGTTGTTTTCGTTACAGCCTATGCCGAATATGCCATTAAAGCATTCCGATTCTCGGCCACTGATTACCTGCTGAAACCCGTCATGATCGATGATCTGAAATCGGCTGTAAATAAGGTCAAATCTGAAATTTCAACCGAATTGGATACAATGAATCTCAGAAAGCTGATTGAATACCTTACCTTACGACAGGACGATTTCAACCAGATTGTTGTATCGGACAGCTCCGGCTTCAGGGTGATTGAAACCAGGGATATTATTCTTTGTGAAGCAGACGGTTACTGTACACATTTTGTCATTAAGGGCGAAGGGAAAATTACAAGTTCCAAGAACCTGAAGCATTATGAGGAATTGCTTACCGGTCATGGCTTTATAAGAGTGCATAATTCTTTTCTTCTGAATACAAAACATATAAAAAGCTACAGCAACCAGGGTGAAATCATTCTTACGCAAAATATAAGTTGCCCGTTGGGCAATGCCTTCAAGCAAAAGTTCATGGAGCAGTTCAAGAAGAGAAGGTAG
- a CDS encoding beta-ketoacyl-ACP synthase III — protein sequence MSNEVFITNITRYLPNSPVSNDEMEEYLGMIDNRPSKARRIVLRNNGIVNRHYALKKGGIPTHSNAELAAEAVNLLFDDRFKRENVQLLACGTASPDQIMPSQASMVHGLLDIPAIEIASFAGSCCASIQALKFGYLSVLAGNTQNGIVTGSEILSHWMLSKYFEKESENEAKLKENPLIAFEKEFLRWMLSDGAGAVLIENKPAGKHPLKIEWIEIRSYASEKETCMYAGADKDADGQLRGWCRFEAEDWLNKSIFSLKQDTRMLGENIVQIGGRFLKEVLEERKFDIHEVDYFLPHLSSEFFRDAIFKELDLIGIPIPKEKWFTNLTTVGNVATVSFILMLEELIRTKELKKGQKILIQVPESARFTYAYALLTVC from the coding sequence ATGTCAAACGAGGTTTTCATTACCAACATTACTAGGTACCTTCCTAACAGCCCTGTTTCTAATGATGAAATGGAAGAATACCTTGGAATGATCGATAACAGGCCCTCAAAGGCCCGGAGGATAGTGTTGAGAAACAACGGCATTGTAAACCGGCATTATGCTCTTAAAAAAGGAGGTATTCCCACACACAGCAATGCGGAACTGGCGGCTGAGGCAGTCAATTTATTGTTTGACGACCGGTTTAAAAGGGAAAATGTACAACTTCTGGCCTGTGGTACCGCTTCACCCGACCAGATCATGCCGTCGCAGGCATCCATGGTTCATGGCTTACTTGACATTCCGGCAATTGAAATCGCATCCTTTGCAGGTTCATGCTGTGCCAGTATCCAGGCTTTGAAGTTCGGCTATTTATCTGTTCTGGCAGGCAATACACAAAACGGTATTGTTACAGGTTCTGAAATACTTTCGCACTGGATGCTCTCAAAATATTTTGAAAAGGAATCCGAAAACGAAGCTAAACTGAAGGAAAATCCTCTTATTGCTTTTGAGAAGGAGTTTTTGCGCTGGATGCTTTCGGATGGCGCAGGAGCTGTGCTTATTGAAAATAAACCGGCAGGAAAACATCCCTTGAAAATTGAGTGGATTGAAATCAGGTCATATGCCAGCGAAAAGGAGACCTGTATGTATGCAGGTGCTGATAAAGACGCTGATGGACAATTGAGAGGATGGTGCAGGTTTGAAGCCGAAGACTGGCTGAATAAATCGATATTTTCACTGAAGCAGGATACCCGTATGCTGGGCGAAAACATAGTTCAGATCGGCGGCAGATTTCTGAAAGAAGTCCTTGAAGAAAGGAAATTTGACATTCATGAAGTGGATTATTTCCTTCCACATCTTTCATCCGAGTTTTTCAGGGATGCAATATTTAAGGAGCTTGATCTGATTGGTATTCCCATTCCCAAAGAAAAATGGTTTACCAATCTTACCACTGTAGGCAATGTGGCCACGGTTTCATTCATCCTGATGCTTGAGGAACTCATCCGTACAAAGGAATTAAAAAAAGGTCAGAAAATCCTTATCCAGGTTCCTGAAAGTGCCCGGTTTACCTATGCTTATGCACTTCTGACAGTTTGTTAA
- a CDS encoding BtrH N-terminal domain-containing protein, with product MKIDFQHKQSAHCENGVTSNLLNYYGIKLSEPMVFGIGSGYFFSHMPFYKLNGMPVTSFRVLPGWIFKRVTHRLGIKVERKKFTNPDSSMKELDDLLNKGIPTGMLVGVFQLPYFPKEYRFHFNAHNLTVFGRENGHYLISDPIMEHIETLTYDELVRVRFAHGTYPPKGRMYHITHVPKNIDINSAIITGINKTAKDMLGIPVPMFGIKGIRFLAKRMRTWPEKYGQKMAILNLGQVIRMLEEIGTGGAGFRFIYAAFLQESAERLNKRWLNDVSVEMTATGDAWREFAVMAARCFKNRDNANITYDSLADRLMYIADREEHVFQQLKDISVR from the coding sequence ATGAAAATTGACTTTCAGCATAAACAATCGGCTCATTGTGAAAACGGTGTAACATCCAATCTTCTGAATTATTACGGAATAAAGCTGAGTGAACCGATGGTGTTCGGTATCGGCTCGGGTTATTTCTTTTCCCATATGCCCTTTTATAAACTTAACGGCATGCCTGTTACATCTTTCAGGGTGCTGCCGGGATGGATATTCAAAAGGGTAACACATCGCCTGGGAATAAAAGTTGAACGTAAAAAATTCACCAATCCGGACAGTTCCATGAAAGAACTGGATGACCTGCTGAACAAGGGAATTCCTACTGGTATGCTCGTCGGTGTTTTCCAGTTGCCTTACTTTCCTAAAGAATACCGTTTCCATTTCAATGCCCATAACCTTACTGTTTTTGGCAGGGAAAACGGCCATTACCTAATCAGCGATCCCATAATGGAGCATATTGAAACTCTTACATATGACGAGCTGGTCAGGGTTCGCTTTGCACATGGCACTTATCCGCCAAAAGGAAGAATGTACCATATTACCCATGTGCCGAAGAATATTGATATTAATTCAGCAATAATAACGGGCATCAATAAAACGGCAAAAGACATGCTTGGAATCCCGGTGCCGATGTTCGGAATAAAAGGGATTCGCTTTCTCGCCAAACGAATGCGCACATGGCCTGAGAAATACGGTCAGAAAATGGCCATCCTTAATCTGGGACAGGTTATCCGCATGCTGGAAGAGATCGGAACAGGCGGAGCAGGATTCCGGTTTATTTATGCCGCTTTTCTGCAGGAAAGTGCTGAAAGACTTAACAAGCGCTGGTTAAATGATGTCAGCGTTGAAATGACTGCAACAGGGGATGCGTGGCGGGAGTTTGCCGTAATGGCAGCCCGCTGTTTTAAGAATCGTGACAATGCCAATATTACCTATGATTCACTTGCTGACAGGCTCATGTATATTGCCGACCGTGAAGAGCACGTGTTTCAGCAGCTGAAGGATATTTCAGTTCGATGA
- a CDS encoding ABC transporter ATP-binding protein, with protein MNTPPVIHIEKLGKWYKNSPRPALNTIDLDIPEGRIFGLLGPNGAGKTTMIRILCGLLPPSGGSVTIGGYSLHTEKSKIKRIIGVVPQEIAIYPTLTATENLTIYGGICGLSGSDLKKRINKWLEVFGLEKSKNQQTGFYSGGMKRRINLIAGIIHDPKILFLDEPTVGVDVQSKKVIIDNLFEINRTGTTIVYTSHYLEEAENLCSDIAIIDEGNIISRGTLQEMRKKHGIDSKLEDIFLHLTGRELRD; from the coding sequence ATGAACACACCTCCCGTCATACATATCGAAAAGCTGGGCAAGTGGTATAAGAACAGTCCGCGGCCTGCCCTTAACACAATCGATCTGGACATTCCGGAAGGGAGGATCTTCGGACTTCTTGGGCCTAATGGCGCCGGCAAAACAACAATGATCCGGATACTTTGCGGATTGTTACCTCCTTCAGGGGGTTCAGTTACCATTGGTGGTTACTCACTTCATACGGAGAAAAGTAAAATCAAAAGAATAATCGGGGTTGTTCCACAGGAAATAGCCATATACCCAACGCTCACAGCTACTGAAAATCTCACGATTTACGGAGGAATCTGCGGACTGAGCGGTTCCGATCTGAAAAAAAGAATTAATAAATGGCTGGAAGTGTTCGGACTTGAAAAAAGTAAAAATCAGCAAACCGGTTTTTACTCAGGTGGCATGAAACGCAGGATAAACCTGATTGCCGGGATTATTCATGATCCTAAGATCCTTTTCCTTGATGAGCCTACGGTTGGTGTGGATGTGCAATCGAAAAAAGTCATCATTGATAATCTTTTTGAAATTAACCGGACGGGTACAACCATAGTCTATACGTCACATTATCTTGAAGAGGCCGAAAACCTGTGTTCCGATATTGCCATTATTGATGAAGGCAATATCATTTCAAGAGGTACCCTTCAGGAAATGCGCAAAAAGCACGGGATTGATTCTAAACTTGAGGACATATTCCTCCACCTGACCGGCAGGGAACTGAGAGATTAA